A portion of the Cervus canadensis isolate Bull #8, Minnesota chromosome 26, ASM1932006v1, whole genome shotgun sequence genome contains these proteins:
- the LOC122427978 gene encoding 40S ribosomal protein S27-like, which produces MPLAKDPLHPSPEEEKRKHKKCLVQSPNSYFLDVKCPGCYKITTVFSHAQTVVVCVGCSTVLCQPTGGKARLTEGCSFRRKQH; this is translated from the coding sequence ATGCCTCTCGCAAAGGATCCTCTTCATCCCTCTccagaagaggagaagaggaaacacaagAAGTGCCTGGTGCAGAGCCCCAATTCCTATTTCTTGGATGTAAAATGCCCAGGATGCTATAAAATCACCACTGTCTTTAGCCACGCACAAACAGTAGTTGTGTGTGTTGGTTGCTCTACTGTCCTCTGCCAGCCCACAGGAGGAAAAGCAAGGCTGACAGAAGGATGCTCTTTCAGACGGAAGCAGCACTAA